A DNA window from Gillisia sp. Hel1_33_143 contains the following coding sequences:
- a CDS encoding S41 family peptidase — MKIPILKKAAVAFLGLSLLFVTSSFKSDFFEIAKQLEIFTTLFKELNMNYVDETNPAELMDTAIKAMLADLDPYTNYWNEQDVEAARMNTAGEYQGIGATVKIKDGKFTIIETYKDYPADKAGLKPGDEIIKIGGFSVSDYKDDAGELLNGAPNSKVVIEYNRQGKNETTQITRGLVELNAVPYYQLLEDNTGYIVLSRFNERASAETIKALKDLESQGADKIILDLRGNPGGLLAEAILVSNIFLDKGELITSTRSVIDKYNNKYYTPKEPINTKIPLAIIVNGRSASASEIVAGSLQDLDRAVIIGARSFGKGLVQRPKELAYGTQLKLTISRYYTPSGRCIQALNYRDRDAEGNPIRTRTEDYNEFKTRNGRSVFDGGGILPDVTLKSSEYNTITKALLASDAIFDFATQYYYAHKLENPESFQLTDEDYNSFKAFLEKTDFNYETATERDLTKAMKTAKAEDFNQDILKGYNSLLAEIAAQKKVELEDKKPEIASLLTDEIIKRYFYQEGLYNHYVLYNPEILEAKKVLNDKQQYDKILKY; from the coding sequence ATGAAAATACCAATACTTAAAAAAGCAGCAGTTGCCTTTCTTGGGCTAAGCTTACTTTTTGTTACCTCCTCCTTTAAATCTGACTTTTTTGAAATAGCCAAGCAGTTGGAGATTTTCACTACGCTTTTCAAGGAACTGAACATGAATTATGTAGATGAAACCAATCCTGCAGAACTTATGGATACGGCTATAAAAGCGATGCTTGCAGATCTAGATCCCTATACTAACTATTGGAATGAACAGGATGTAGAAGCAGCCAGAATGAATACTGCCGGAGAATATCAAGGAATTGGAGCTACTGTAAAGATAAAAGATGGAAAATTTACAATTATTGAAACTTATAAGGATTATCCTGCAGATAAAGCCGGTTTAAAGCCCGGAGACGAAATAATTAAGATCGGAGGATTTTCGGTATCAGATTATAAAGATGATGCAGGAGAACTTTTAAATGGAGCTCCAAATTCTAAAGTCGTCATAGAATATAATAGACAAGGTAAGAATGAAACTACTCAAATTACCAGAGGCTTAGTAGAACTGAATGCTGTTCCATATTATCAACTTCTCGAAGATAATACTGGATACATAGTTTTATCAAGATTTAATGAGCGTGCTTCTGCAGAAACGATAAAGGCATTGAAGGATCTCGAGAGTCAGGGTGCAGATAAAATAATCTTAGACCTTAGAGGAAATCCGGGAGGATTGCTGGCAGAGGCTATTCTGGTTAGCAATATTTTTCTGGATAAAGGAGAATTAATTACCTCCACAAGATCTGTGATAGATAAATATAATAACAAATATTATACGCCTAAAGAACCTATAAATACAAAGATCCCCCTAGCAATAATTGTTAATGGTAGAAGTGCTTCTGCTAGTGAGATCGTGGCAGGATCTTTACAAGATCTTGATAGAGCAGTAATTATTGGTGCCCGAAGTTTTGGAAAAGGCTTGGTGCAAAGACCTAAAGAACTGGCATATGGAACACAGTTAAAACTTACCATTTCCAGATATTATACTCCAAGTGGTAGGTGTATACAGGCTTTGAATTATAGAGACAGAGATGCAGAAGGAAATCCTATTAGAACAAGAACCGAGGATTACAATGAATTTAAAACCAGAAATGGGAGAAGCGTTTTTGATGGTGGAGGGATCTTACCGGATGTTACTTTAAAATCTTCAGAATATAACACTATCACCAAAGCTCTGTTGGCCAGCGATGCAATTTTTGACTTTGCCACACAATATTATTATGCTCATAAATTAGAGAATCCTGAAAGTTTTCAACTTACAGATGAGGATTATAATAGCTTTAAGGCATTTTTAGAAAAAACAGATTTTAATTATGAAACCGCTACAGAACGTGATCTAACAAAGGCAATGAAGACGGCTAAAGCAGAAGATTTTAACCAGGATATATTAAAAGGATATAATTCTTTACTAGCTGAAATTGCGGCTCAGAAAAAAGTAGAACTAGAGGATAAAAAACCTGAAATAGCGAGTTTATTAACAGATGAAATTATCAAGAGATATTTCTATCAAGAAGGTTTATATAATCATTATGTACTCTACAATCCTGAAATTTTAGAAGCCAAAAAAGTATTGAACGATAAACAGCAATATGATAAGATCTTAAAATATTAA
- the rnpA gene encoding ribonuclease P protein component: MNEKFPSSEKLKSKILIDRLFSEGKSLKNFPLKLIYLPLKNPQDLHFKSGVSVPKRIYKLAVDRNSIKRSMREAFRKNKYLVESNLQGKYALMFIYTSPKKINSEQMAACFVQIMNKLIQRESLHENTNT, from the coding sequence ATGAACGAAAAGTTTCCTTCTTCAGAAAAACTGAAAAGCAAAATATTGATAGATCGCTTATTTTCAGAAGGAAAATCTTTGAAAAATTTTCCGTTAAAGCTCATTTATCTTCCGCTTAAAAATCCTCAGGATCTTCATTTTAAATCAGGCGTTTCTGTTCCCAAAAGAATTTATAAGCTGGCTGTAGATCGAAATAGTATAAAAAGATCTATGCGTGAGGCATTCAGAAAAAATAAGTACCTTGTTGAGAGCAACTTGCAGGGTAAATATGCGTTGATGTTTATCTATACTTCACCTAAGAAGATAAATAGTGAACAGATGGCAGCATGTTTTGTTCAAATTATGAATAAGCTTATACAAAGGGAATCTTTACATGAAAATACCAATACTTAA
- a CDS encoding M1 family metallopeptidase has translation MKKLILSILILTGGAMSAQENPNYWQQHVDYKMDIDMNVNNFQYTGSQELKYTNNSPDTLKKVFYHLFFNAFQPGSDMDMRLQDIADPDGRMVNNLGTKEEPKYQSRISILKPNEIGYLRVESLDQDGKKVEYKEEGTILKVSLAEPIAPGKSTTFKMKFKGQVPVQIRRSGRNNADGVALSMTQWYPKLAEYDFEGWHADPYIAREFFGVWGDFDVNISIDKKYILGGTGVLQNADEIGYGYEKKGTKVKRAKGDKLTWNFKAEKVHDFAWAADPEYIHDSMKTESGVTLHFLYKNDPKVKENWKKIQPETAKLLAFYNEHIGEYPWKQYSVIQGGDGGMEYANCTLITGGENYDGLLGTTAHEFAHSWFQQLLGTNESQHPWMDEGFTSYISTQAEQSLEGKNSENPYKGSYRTYNYLAQSGKEQALSTHGDRYEYNMAYSIASYVKGSVFLSQLGYIIGKENLQQTLHSYYDEWKFKHPSPNDFIRVAEKVSGAELNWYLNDWVNTTNTIDYAVKNISEENNATTATLERVGIMPMPLDVTVSYTDGTSENIYIPLSMMQWEKPAAEGMERTVEKDWSWAQRNYDLKLNKPKSEISKIEIDAAGFMADVDRSNNIFPAAAAE, from the coding sequence ATGAAGAAATTAATATTAAGTATTTTAATTTTAACGGGCGGGGCAATGTCTGCTCAGGAAAATCCAAATTATTGGCAACAACATGTTGATTATAAGATGGATATTGATATGAACGTTAATAATTTTCAATATACAGGTTCGCAAGAACTTAAGTACACTAACAATTCTCCAGATACTTTAAAAAAGGTATTTTATCACCTATTCTTTAACGCTTTTCAACCGGGAAGCGATATGGATATGAGATTGCAAGACATTGCAGATCCAGATGGAAGAATGGTGAATAACTTAGGAACTAAGGAAGAACCTAAATATCAAAGTAGAATTAGTATTTTAAAGCCTAATGAAATTGGATATCTAAGAGTAGAATCTTTAGATCAGGACGGTAAAAAGGTAGAATATAAAGAGGAGGGAACCATACTTAAAGTTTCTCTTGCAGAGCCAATTGCTCCTGGAAAATCTACAACCTTCAAGATGAAATTTAAGGGGCAAGTACCTGTTCAAATTCGTCGTTCTGGAAGAAACAATGCAGATGGTGTTGCGCTTTCTATGACGCAATGGTATCCTAAATTAGCAGAATATGATTTTGAAGGATGGCATGCAGATCCTTATATCGCCAGAGAATTCTTTGGAGTTTGGGGAGATTTTGATGTGAACATCAGCATAGATAAAAAATATATTCTTGGTGGTACAGGAGTACTTCAAAATGCAGATGAAATTGGATATGGGTATGAAAAAAAAGGAACTAAAGTAAAAAGAGCCAAAGGAGATAAGCTTACTTGGAACTTTAAAGCAGAAAAAGTTCATGACTTTGCTTGGGCTGCAGATCCAGAATATATACACGATTCTATGAAAACTGAAAGCGGAGTAACCCTTCACTTTTTATACAAGAATGATCCAAAGGTGAAGGAGAATTGGAAGAAAATTCAACCGGAAACTGCTAAATTATTAGCTTTTTATAATGAGCATATAGGAGAATACCCTTGGAAACAATATTCTGTAATTCAAGGTGGAGATGGTGGAATGGAGTATGCAAATTGTACCCTAATAACCGGTGGTGAAAACTATGACGGACTTCTAGGAACTACTGCTCATGAATTTGCGCATTCTTGGTTTCAGCAATTATTAGGAACTAATGAATCTCAACATCCTTGGATGGACGAAGGTTTTACCAGCTATATCTCTACACAGGCAGAGCAAAGTTTAGAAGGTAAAAATTCTGAAAATCCTTACAAAGGATCTTATAGAACTTATAATTATTTAGCACAATCTGGAAAGGAACAAGCATTATCTACTCATGGAGATCGTTATGAGTACAATATGGCTTATTCTATAGCATCTTATGTAAAAGGAAGTGTTTTCTTATCTCAGTTAGGATATATTATCGGGAAAGAAAATCTTCAACAAACATTGCATAGTTATTATGATGAATGGAAATTTAAACATCCATCTCCAAATGACTTTATTAGAGTTGCAGAAAAAGTTTCTGGTGCAGAGCTAAACTGGTATTTAAATGATTGGGTAAATACTACCAATACCATAGATTATGCTGTTAAAAATATTTCTGAAGAGAACAATGCTACCACAGCAACCTTAGAAAGAGTTGGAATTATGCCAATGCCTTTAGATGTTACGGTTTCTTATACCGATGGAACTTCAGAAAACATTTACATTCCGCTAAGTATGATGCAATGGGAAAAACCAGCTGCAGAAGGAATGGAAAGAACTGTAGAAAAAGACTGGTCTTGGGCACAAAGAAATTATGACCTTAAACTGAATAAGCCAAAAAGCGAGATCAGCAAGATAGAGATTGATGCTGCAGGATTTATGGCAGATGTAGATAGATCTAATAATATCTTTCCAGCAGCAGCTGCAGAATAA
- a CDS encoding S8 family peptidase, with product MKIPVFKPLMIAGIAMAITGCSSSSPSIIATPIDNIDQTPLKVTPLTDAQLKTWPEADLTTDTIPGMSITKAYNEIIKNNTGKTVIVGVIDSGVDINQEDLKSVIWTNKGEIPNNGKDDDNNGYIDDVHGWNFLGDAVKENTEFTRIYKELKPKYDGKSASAISTADREEFAMYQAAKAEYDKEYSKALQTKDQYTNIKQQLVTAHAAVSSKLGKEDYTKAELSSMPATTPEMQQYKAMLTQIQNNVDENIPAAIKQLTEAVDYYAGRLDTHFNLNLDGRAIVGDNSGDITDTKYGNNEVDGPTSDKDDIKHGTHVAGIIAANRTNNKGLKGVANNAQIMVLRAVPDGDEYDKDIALAIRYAVDNGAKVINTSFGKYFSTHPEWVTDAIKYAAAKDVLIVNAAGNESLDLDTNRVYPNDQYPEAPTEVADNFLTVGALNYKYGSDLIAGFSNYGKSNVDVFAPGVKIWSTTPKNTYEYLQGTSMASPEVAGVAAIIRSFYPKLSASQVKHIIMDSGVSTTATVLVGEEQKSKKFTEISTSGKMANLYNALILADKVNKSN from the coding sequence ATGAAAATACCTGTTTTTAAGCCCTTGATGATCGCCGGAATTGCAATGGCAATTACCGGATGTAGCAGTTCATCCCCTTCAATTATTGCTACCCCTATAGATAATATAGATCAAACCCCTTTAAAGGTTACACCACTAACTGATGCTCAACTTAAAACCTGGCCTGAAGCAGATCTAACTACAGATACCATTCCCGGGATGAGCATTACAAAAGCTTATAACGAGATCATAAAAAATAACACTGGAAAAACAGTGATTGTTGGTGTTATAGATAGCGGGGTAGATATTAATCAAGAAGATCTAAAAAGCGTAATCTGGACCAATAAAGGTGAAATTCCTAATAATGGAAAAGATGATGATAATAATGGATATATTGATGATGTTCACGGTTGGAACTTTTTAGGAGATGCTGTAAAAGAAAATACAGAATTTACCAGAATTTATAAGGAATTAAAACCAAAGTATGACGGTAAATCTGCAAGTGCTATTAGCACTGCAGATAGAGAAGAATTTGCAATGTATCAGGCTGCAAAAGCAGAATATGATAAAGAATATAGCAAAGCTCTTCAAACTAAAGATCAATACACTAATATTAAGCAGCAATTAGTAACTGCACATGCAGCAGTTTCTTCTAAACTTGGAAAAGAAGATTATACGAAAGCAGAATTATCTTCAATGCCTGCAACAACTCCAGAAATGCAGCAGTATAAAGCAATGTTAACTCAAATTCAGAATAATGTAGATGAAAATATTCCTGCAGCTATAAAGCAATTGACTGAAGCGGTAGATTATTATGCAGGGCGTTTAGACACTCATTTTAATTTGAATCTAGATGGTAGAGCTATAGTAGGAGATAATTCAGGTGATATTACCGATACAAAATATGGTAATAATGAAGTAGACGGACCAACTTCAGACAAAGATGATATTAAACACGGTACCCACGTAGCAGGTATTATTGCAGCCAACAGAACCAATAATAAAGGTTTAAAAGGTGTTGCTAATAATGCTCAGATCATGGTGTTAAGAGCTGTGCCAGATGGAGATGAGTATGATAAAGATATTGCTTTGGCTATTAGATATGCAGTAGATAATGGTGCTAAAGTTATAAATACAAGTTTTGGAAAATATTTCTCTACACATCCAGAATGGGTTACAGATGCTATTAAATATGCTGCAGCTAAAGATGTGCTTATTGTTAACGCAGCAGGAAATGAAAGTTTAGACCTAGATACCAACAGAGTATATCCAAACGATCAATATCCAGAGGCGCCAACAGAGGTTGCAGATAATTTCTTAACCGTTGGAGCTTTAAATTATAAATATGGTTCAGATCTTATTGCTGGTTTCTCAAACTATGGAAAATCTAATGTAGATGTATTTGCACCTGGTGTGAAGATCTGGTCTACAACTCCAAAGAACACGTATGAGTATTTACAAGGTACTTCTATGGCTTCTCCGGAAGTTGCAGGGGTTGCTGCAATTATTAGATCTTTCTACCCAAAATTATCTGCATCTCAGGTAAAACATATTATTATGGATAGCGGAGTTTCTACTACTGCTACAGTTTTGGTAGGAGAGGAGCAAAAATCTAAGAAATTCACTGAAATTTCTACTTCAGGGAAGATGGCAAATCTTTACAATGCTCTTATTCTTGCAGATAAAGTGAACAAAAGCAACTAA
- a CDS encoding MBL fold metallo-hydrolase, producing MKLYPIEAGNFKLDGGAMFGVVPKSLWTRTNPADANNMIDIAARCLLIEDGDKLMLIDTGMGDKQSEKFFGYYYPWGEHSLDKSLKQHGFHRDDITDVFMTHLHFDHCGGSIKWNKDRTGYEPAFKNAKFWSNKDHWHWATQPNAREKASFLEENILPMEQSGQLNFLDRDPSNKFQNYNEMGFGVLFVDGHTDKQMIPHIQYKGKTLVFMADLLATAGHIPLPYVMGFDTRPLLTLDEKETFLNTAADNEYYLFLEHDAHNEIITLKHTEKGVRLDNTYTFNELFN from the coding sequence ATGAAACTTTATCCTATAGAAGCCGGAAATTTTAAGTTAGATGGAGGTGCTATGTTTGGAGTAGTTCCAAAAAGTCTTTGGACCAGAACCAATCCAGCAGATGCAAATAATATGATAGACATTGCCGCCAGGTGTTTGTTAATTGAAGATGGCGACAAGTTAATGCTTATTGATACCGGTATGGGTGATAAGCAAAGCGAAAAATTCTTTGGCTATTATTATCCATGGGGAGAGCATTCTTTAGACAAGTCTTTAAAACAACACGGATTTCATAGAGATGATATAACCGATGTTTTTATGACACATCTACATTTTGATCATTGTGGGGGTAGTATAAAGTGGAATAAAGATAGAACCGGTTATGAACCTGCTTTTAAAAATGCTAAATTTTGGAGCAATAAAGATCATTGGCATTGGGCTACACAGCCAAACGCGAGGGAAAAAGCTTCATTTTTAGAAGAAAATATCCTTCCTATGGAGCAAAGCGGGCAACTAAATTTTCTGGATAGAGACCCTTCAAACAAATTTCAAAATTACAATGAAATGGGCTTTGGTGTACTATTTGTAGATGGACATACAGATAAACAAATGATTCCTCATATTCAATACAAAGGGAAAACCTTGGTTTTTATGGCCGATCTTTTAGCAACAGCAGGTCATATTCCATTGCCTTATGTAATGGGATTTGATACCAGACCTTTGTTAACTTTAGATGAAAAGGAGACATTTTTGAATACCGCAGCAGATAATGAATATTATCTTTTCTTAGAACATGATGCCCATAATGAGATTATTACCTTAAAACATACCGAAAAAGGAGTAAGACTAGACAACACATATACATTTAATGAACTTTTTAATTAA
- a CDS encoding cation:proton antiporter, translating into MLELAGLIILGILAQWVAWKIKVPAILPLILIGLLVGPISTLISEDGAKWLEPIWNGEKGLFPGESLFYFVSLAISIILFEGGLTLRKSEIGTVGPVILKLISVGVIVTFFGGGLAAHYIYGFTWQISFLFSSLIIVTGPTVISPILRNIPLKKHVSSILKWEGILIDPIGALIAVLVYEFIRVEGGQDFTKTALVEFGKIILFGFTFGFAFANVLTFLIKKNVIPHYLLNVFTLATVLGVFVLADQFAHESGLLAVVIMGMVMGNKDLPNLKELLYFKESLSVLLISILFILLSANIKMEELYLLLNWKALVLFAIIMFIVRPLGVILSSIGSGLKINEIAFISWVGPRGIVAAGIASLFGLKLAREGVEGAEYITPLVFMIVLCSVLLNATTARLFAKLVGVFIKNSQGILIIGASSISRIIGKYLQDNKRHVVFVDSNGENIRKARALGMEAIEGSVYSDDLINNIELNDIGYLMAITANSDINKTAISRFQKQFGEKGSFRVISSDEMNDPERNPAEGLFSHTDDYIKLAEVSRRYPKIHEIIVNSKEHYEGLIEISKTDPDIIPLFVKTDDGDLQIIPSHSSEVEIQEGFHLVYLGKKIQKEEIFEENYKEVADDDN; encoded by the coding sequence ATGTTAGAACTTGCAGGATTAATTATTTTAGGAATTCTGGCGCAATGGGTAGCCTGGAAAATTAAAGTTCCGGCTATTTTGCCGTTGATACTTATAGGCCTTTTAGTAGGTCCAATATCCACACTTATTTCTGAAGATGGTGCCAAATGGTTAGAGCCTATCTGGAATGGAGAAAAAGGTCTATTCCCCGGAGAAAGCTTATTTTACTTTGTGTCTTTGGCTATTTCTATCATTCTTTTTGAAGGTGGATTAACACTTAGAAAAAGTGAAATTGGTACTGTAGGTCCTGTAATACTCAAATTAATAAGTGTAGGTGTAATTGTTACCTTTTTTGGAGGTGGTCTTGCTGCCCATTATATCTATGGGTTTACCTGGCAAATATCCTTTCTTTTTTCTTCCTTAATAATTGTAACAGGTCCCACAGTAATATCCCCTATTTTAAGAAATATCCCTCTTAAAAAACACGTGTCTTCCATCCTTAAATGGGAAGGTATTCTTATAGATCCTATCGGCGCTTTAATAGCGGTATTGGTGTATGAATTTATACGAGTTGAAGGTGGACAAGATTTCACGAAAACAGCGCTTGTAGAATTTGGTAAAATTATCTTATTCGGTTTCACCTTTGGGTTTGCCTTTGCAAATGTGCTTACATTTTTAATCAAAAAGAATGTAATTCCACATTACCTATTAAACGTATTTACACTTGCCACAGTGCTAGGAGTTTTTGTTCTTGCAGATCAATTTGCACATGAAAGCGGGCTTTTAGCCGTAGTGATCATGGGGATGGTAATGGGTAATAAAGATCTGCCTAATCTTAAAGAGTTACTTTATTTTAAAGAATCTCTAAGTGTACTTCTTATCTCAATACTCTTTATTTTACTTTCTGCAAATATAAAAATGGAAGAATTGTACCTGCTTTTAAATTGGAAAGCTTTGGTATTGTTTGCTATAATCATGTTTATAGTTAGGCCCTTGGGTGTTATATTAAGTTCTATTGGTTCTGGATTAAAGATCAACGAAATTGCTTTTATTAGCTGGGTTGGCCCTAGAGGAATTGTAGCTGCAGGTATCGCCTCCCTATTCGGTTTAAAATTAGCGCGTGAAGGCGTAGAAGGTGCAGAATATATCACTCCGCTGGTTTTTATGATTGTATTATGTTCTGTACTATTAAACGCTACCACCGCTAGATTATTTGCTAAACTTGTGGGTGTGTTTATCAAGAATTCTCAGGGAATTCTTATTATTGGAGCCTCTTCAATTTCAAGAATTATAGGTAAATATCTTCAGGATAATAAAAGACATGTAGTTTTTGTAGATAGCAATGGTGAAAATATACGTAAAGCTAGAGCTTTAGGAATGGAAGCTATAGAGGGAAGTGTTTATTCTGATGATCTTATCAATAATATTGAATTGAATGATATTGGTTATTTAATGGCCATTACCGCCAATAGTGATATTAATAAAACCGCAATTTCCCGATTCCAAAAACAATTTGGAGAAAAAGGTTCGTTTAGAGTGATTTCTTCAGATGAAATGAATGATCCGGAGAGAAATCCTGCTGAAGGTCTTTTCTCTCATACAGACGATTATATAAAGCTTGCTGAGGTATCTAGAAGGTATCCAAAGATCCATGAGATCATTGTGAACAGTAAAGAGCATTACGAAGGCTTGATTGAAATTTCTAAAACAGATCCAGACATAATTCCACTTTTTGTTAAGACAGATGATGGTGATCTTCAAATAATTCCATCTCACAGCTCAGAGGTAGAAATACAAGAAGGCTTTCACTTGGTTTATCTGGGTAAAAAGATCCAAAAAGAAGAAATTTTTGAAGAAAATTATAAGGAAGTCGCAGATGATGATAACTAA
- a CDS encoding cation:proton antiporter — translation MNDFLETLRHEFTLPIGDPVLIFSIILIIILVSPILLKRINIPGIIVLIISGIIIGPFGVGLLEKNTAIDLFSKIGILYIMFIAGLELDMNQFKANQNKSFTFGFFTFIIPLTLGFPICYYLLGYNFNASFLTASMFATHTLIAYPIVSKLGVSKNEAVAVAVGGTILTDTAVLIILAVILGNAEDGGLTASFWLRLIVSLLIFCAIMFFLVPKIARWFFTRMDKEKHSHYIFVLTVVFLSAFLAKLAGVEDIIGAFLAGLALNRLIPHSSPLMNRIEFIGSSLFIPFFLISVGMMVDLKVIFSGYMAIVVALTLSVVAILGKWLAAFATQLTFKYSATQRKLIFGLSTGHAAATLAVIIVGYKAGIIDINILNGTIILILITSIVATLATENATKKIVEESKEIDLNEVKKSNNYKMESILLPLANIVNLERLLEFSILIKDKNSENPISILSVVPNDEQAELNIAQAKTKLEIFVNQASATETKVDVTATIDEDVAKGIARKSKEIIADVIVMGWPTSGNEDEIINAKMNGIIQQTSKTLFLCQTNKPWATHKKLLVLAPIDVQNMQGFEIWIKKCVRIAEELSVPILVYCSSETQVAIERLVDKLRLKAPFLFRKTANLEQSAIILKEVDTNDILMLITAREDAIAYQPMLKQLPYILENNFRRNTKILVYLQ, via the coding sequence ATGAATGATTTTCTAGAAACTCTGCGCCATGAGTTCACCCTACCAATAGGTGATCCTGTCCTAATATTTTCTATTATACTAATTATAATATTAGTATCTCCAATTCTTTTAAAGCGAATAAATATTCCAGGGATAATTGTTTTGATTATTTCCGGAATTATAATAGGCCCTTTTGGAGTTGGGCTTTTAGAAAAAAATACAGCAATAGATCTATTTTCTAAGATCGGGATACTATATATCATGTTCATTGCCGGACTAGAATTGGACATGAATCAATTCAAGGCAAATCAAAATAAGAGCTTTACTTTTGGTTTTTTCACCTTTATAATACCGCTCACTTTAGGTTTTCCAATTTGCTATTATTTGCTTGGATATAACTTTAATGCTAGTTTTTTAACCGCAAGTATGTTCGCTACTCATACGCTAATAGCATATCCAATAGTTAGCAAATTGGGTGTTTCCAAAAATGAAGCTGTTGCCGTAGCTGTAGGTGGAACAATTTTAACAGATACTGCAGTACTTATTATTCTTGCCGTTATCTTGGGAAATGCAGAAGACGGTGGACTTACCGCATCGTTTTGGCTAAGACTTATAGTATCACTACTTATATTTTGTGCTATTATGTTCTTTTTAGTTCCAAAGATCGCCCGATGGTTCTTTACAAGAATGGATAAAGAAAAACACTCTCATTACATTTTTGTGTTAACCGTGGTATTTCTATCTGCTTTCTTAGCAAAGTTAGCAGGTGTAGAAGATATTATAGGGGCTTTTCTGGCCGGTTTGGCTTTAAATAGATTAATACCCCATTCTTCTCCACTTATGAATCGTATCGAGTTTATAGGGAGTTCTCTATTTATACCTTTCTTTTTGATTAGTGTGGGAATGATGGTTGACCTTAAGGTAATTTTTAGTGGGTATATGGCTATCGTGGTGGCATTAACGCTATCTGTAGTAGCAATTCTTGGAAAATGGCTGGCAGCCTTTGCCACACAGTTAACCTTTAAATATTCTGCTACACAAAGAAAACTTATTTTTGGATTGAGCACGGGGCATGCTGCAGCAACACTGGCAGTTATTATTGTAGGTTATAAAGCAGGTATCATTGATATTAATATTCTTAATGGTACCATTATTCTTATTCTTATTACCTCTATTGTTGCAACTTTGGCAACAGAAAATGCTACCAAAAAGATTGTAGAAGAATCTAAAGAAATAGACTTGAATGAAGTAAAGAAGTCTAATAATTATAAGATGGAAAGTATTCTGCTCCCGTTAGCAAATATTGTGAATCTAGAAAGACTGCTGGAGTTTAGTATTTTAATAAAAGATAAAAATTCAGAAAATCCAATTTCTATACTATCTGTAGTTCCAAATGATGAGCAAGCAGAATTAAACATAGCTCAGGCTAAGACCAAATTAGAAATTTTTGTAAATCAGGCTTCTGCCACAGAAACCAAAGTAGACGTAACTGCTACTATTGATGAGGATGTAGCTAAAGGGATTGCCAGAAAATCTAAAGAGATCATTGCAGATGTTATTGTTATGGGGTGGCCAACAAGTGGTAATGAAGATGAAATTATAAATGCAAAGATGAACGGTATTATCCAACAGACCTCAAAAACCTTATTTCTATGCCAAACAAATAAGCCTTGGGCTACCCATAAAAAGTTACTTGTTTTAGCTCCTATTGATGTTCAAAATATGCAGGGCTTTGAAATATGGATCAAAAAATGCGTAAGAATAGCTGAAGAATTAAGTGTTCCAATACTTGTTTATTGCTCTTCAGAAACTCAGGTGGCTATAGAAAGACTTGTGGATAAACTAAGATTAAAGGCTCCGTTCTTATTCAGAAAAACTGCAAACTTGGAACAAAGTGCTATAATATTGAAGGAAGTAGATACAAATGATATTTTGATGCTTATTACTGCCAGAGAAGATGCCATTGCATACCAACCAATGTTGAAACAGCTACCTTATATTCTGGAAAATAATTTTAGAAGAAACACTAAGATCTTGGTATATTTACAATAA